The following nucleotide sequence is from Candidatus Neomarinimicrobiota bacterium.
CCGCCAGCGGCCGCACCACCGCCTCCACCGCCTAAGGCACCAGCAGCCGCACCACCACCGCCTCCGCCGCCTCCGCCTCCAGCGGCATCACCACCCCCGCCTCCGCCACCCCCGCCTCCAGCGGTTCCGGCCATGACAGGTGAATAGAGTTGAACTTGACCCTTCTCACTTAAAACACTTGAAAGCGCAGATGAGACGGCGCTGGCATCCACATAATTCATTTTGAATACTCGGGTATCAAGCTCTCCAAACATTTCTTCATCAGCTGACTTAACCACAACAATATTTCCCTGTTGGAACCAGTCATATCCATTCACTTTTAAAATGGCGTCGAGAGATGTCCAAAGATCGACATCCTTCAGTGACACTGTAACTTCACCCTCCACCTCAGGTCCAGTGATAATATTGATTTGGTGCTGAGCTGACAGAAGTCGCAGGATGTCAATCATATCAGCACCTTTAAAATTCATGCTGATGGTACCAGGCAAATCTGCTCGTCGATCCCGACGTCTTGGCGCTTTTCTTTCCCGAACTTCAGGCCAGGACACTAACAGTAAATCATCTCCCAGCCACTGAGTTGTGTATTGGGGAATCTTGGAAAAGAGCATCTCAACTATGACTTCATCATCATCGTAGGGGTTTTTCTTTACAGAAAGACGCATGAGGGGCGTAACGTTGGTTGTACGGGTAAAATTGTCCTGCGCCAGGCTGGTTTTAGGAAAAGTCAGTGTGATTTTTGGGGGTGATTGCCCAACACTTTCCCGAAAATCAACGCGATTGGAAAGGGATATCTCAAGACCGGCCTCACCATTAGCCACAAAGGTAGAAACCCAGTTCAATACTGTTTTAGGAGCTGCAGAAAGAGTGAACGCACAAAGTAGATGTGCCACAAATATGATATAACGAAATTTATTATTCATCCATATTGACCTTTACAATACTGGTTCCTCTTCGCAAGATAATATGATCAAATGCGATCTTGGTGATCTGGTATCCGGCCACCCTGTCTCCTTCTTCCAATATATCTCCATTAATCAGTGCCATCCCAACATTTCCGACCCATGATATACCGGTTAAATCAAGACTTGGTACATCATCCCCATCTAAATTCCCAAATAAGGAACCAAGAATTCCTCCGCCCAGCGCATTGGTTGTCTCAGCTTCAGCATAAAAAAATGGATCTGACTCCCAGCCACCCCTCCAGACTAATGATCTAAGCGGTGCCGAGGTCCTGGATTCAGAAACTTCACGAGCTGAGGCCGGTTCTGAAGATCCGCCTGTTGCCAGCCCAAACAAATTATCCCCATCTCCAGAACCAGAACCAATAATCCCAGCATCAAATAATCCGTATATCATGGCGCTTAATAAGATTGCCAGGAGTATGGCGGATCGAGCATTTAATTGCTTAAACACTAAACTAGGCTCCTTCGATGAAAATGTAGGTGTATAAGTTTAATTCGCAGGTCAACATGCCACCGTATTCCATCTCGGTTTCCAGTTTGATATTTGCGATATTCACCAGGTGGTGCATTTCAAGTAGATCATCCAGGAAGGCGCCGATTGTGAGAAAGTCTCCATAAAACTTTATTTGCAATGGATAACACTTCACATGATTTTTGGGAATCTTCATCTCAGTAAACAGGGCTGGATAGGTATCATTTAGAGAGGGCTCGAAGCTTAGGATTTGCAATTTGTGGCGCTCAGATATTTGACGAATTTGTTCTAGCACAGAACCATAGTCCTGATTGTCAGGAACGACGGTTTTAAGTGTATCAAAATGCTCAATCTTTTCACTAAACCTGAGCTTGAACTCATCATAACTCTCAGTTACCCCGGCCAATTCATCAAAGCGATTATTAATGACTGCCAACTCAACTTCGAGATCAGATATGCTGGCACCCGCCACTGCCACGGTGTAATAGAACCACCCGCCTGTTGCCAAGAGCAGGAAAAATATTGTTCCGAAGAAAATGTTTCGATTCACTTGACACCTATGCCAATTTTCAGTGTAAACAGGAGCCTGGAGTCATCTGAACTGGGTGAGCCCTCTCGATCAATACTGGTGAACATGTTTAAACTTTCAAGACGCATGATAAAATTCGTGAGTTGAATATCTGCAATTCCAGCATGAGCATTGACTATCCCACTCAAGGCAATACGGTCAACATGGGCTGCCTGCTTAATAACTGATCCTGCTTCTTTGGAACTTGCCGGTCTGAAAACGAGAGAGGTCACCTTAATGTTGTCAGGGATTTCTGATGAAATCAGTTTTAAAAGTTTTATCTGATTTTCAGAATTGATGCCATCATTTTCTAAAAATCCCCAATAATTTCCTAGAAACTCAAGATCGTCAAGCATGATGAAATATTCCTGGGATTGCTCAGATAATTTCTGCCACTGCCTGTTCATATTTGCGACACTTTCTTCCAGGACATTCTCTTCCATGTATGCGAAATAGCCGAGAAGAAGATATATGGGAATCAGAATTGTCGTGAGAAAAATGCTCAATTTATTAAAGACCTTGAACTGGAAATGTTGCTTCCGTGCAATTGGTAGAAGGTTGATACCTTCTGAGGTTTTCAGGGCCAGGCCAAAATTCGTGGCAAAAATTGGTATCAGCTGATGATCTAATTCAAACTGATCTGAAAACTCAAAATCTCCCTGTCGGAGGGGATTCAAATGCTCCGTGGTTCGTTCAAGCTGGATTGCAAATACTTCTACCAGGTTGGGGATGGCAGCTCCCGGTCCAGTAAGATAGATTTCCTGACACTCCACGTCAGCCACCTGTTTTCGGAAATAATCCAAGGATCGGTTTATTTCGCTGGTCATTCTTTCAACGATAGGTCTCAGGAAAATTGAAATCTTGTATAGACTGATCCCCGTTTCCGGAATGTCCTGATCCGTATCGATGGGGATTCCATATCGCATGAGATATTCAGTGGCCATTGTTTCAGTAATATTAACAGCATCATTACCTACCATAACCCTTTGAATCAGAGCTTTATGATAATCTTTCACCCCAACCGCCATCTCACGCGTGAACTCCATTCGACCTGACTTGACCATGGTGATGGTGGTTTCATTTTGATTCATATGTACAATGGCGATACAACCCCGTAGACGATCTGGATAACAATGTTTAAACGTTTCCCAATCGATAAAAGGAATCGTAGTCACATTTTGAAGGTCAAACTTTTTCTTTTTAAATAGATCTGACATAAAGGTGATGGATTCATTGTTACCCACACCAATAATGATATTCTTCTTGAGCTCTCCTTTTTCAGAATCCAACACCATATGGTCGATGTTGATATTGTCACTGCTAAAAGGGAGATTCTTTTTGGCGGTCCAGGTAATGAGTTCAGCGATCTCCTTGCCCTTCACTGGAGGTGCTTTAAATATTTTTGTATGTGTTTCTATAAAGGAAGAATACATGCGGAACATGGTATCCTTCTTCCAGAGCTTTGCATCGAACGTGTCTAAAATGTAGGTGAGCAGTTCATCTCGATGGGTGATCTTTTCATCATCTATTTCAAATGGAAGCGGGTATACATCCATACTTTCCACAACATTGCGATTGCCAGCTGAGACGGTCTTGAGGACTCTTATGGATTCTGGAGTGCATTGAAAAGTGATTTTTTTTCTAACGCCAAAAGCCCAATTGCTGAATTCGTAGAAAAGATCAATGACCTTATTTGGCTTGGGAACATCTTTATGAATTTGAAAATAGGTTGGATCTATGAGCTGGGATTTTTCTTCCAAGTCGATATCACTATCATGCGATGCAACTTTATCAGGATCTGTTGATGGCTCTGATTCAACATCTTGAGGAGTATCCATTAAATCAGCAGCTATTCCCTGGGGAACAGCTTCCGTATCAACTACCTCATCTTTAATGGGTTCTTCAGTTGGTGGAACGTCGGCTTTTTTTGCAGTGAGTTTCCCTAGTTTTGCTCTGATTTCATCAGAGCTATCAGATGCAGATTTTTCTTCTTTGGGAGGGACTTCATCAACAATGGTATCAGGTACAATGCTCGTGCTTACTGCAGGTGATGTTGATTTCTTTTCCTTGGAACCCTCTTGTTTTTCAGGAGGTGTATTGGCGTCCACGGTGCCACTGGCATTTCCCTCGGTGGTCGATTTACCAGTCTGCTGAGACCTTAACAGATCCAACAGACGATTGGTCGCCGCAGAATCTTTTTCGTCAGCCGGCATAATTATTATCATCACTGTTGATGCGATTTAATACGGCAGCGCCATCCACTGATTTGTTATTATAGACCAACATGTCAACAATGAGGTGATGGCACATATTTACAATTTTTCGGGGATAGCCACCAGTATGCTGGTAAATCATCTCCTTGGCTTCCTGGGAAAATAGAGGTTCATCACCCTCATAACCCGCTTCATTTATTCTGAAGTCTACAAAGGCGATGGTATCTTCCCTGTCCAGAGCAGGAATTGTTGCCCCAAAGGCGATCCTATCCTTAAAATTTTCGTGGGCGGAAACGACTTCTTTGAATTCGGGTTGAGCAAAGATAACCACTTGAATTAATTTCCGGCTATTGGTCTCAAAATTGAGCAGAGTTCGGATAACCTCAATTTGCTCTGTGCCCATTTTTTGGCCTTCATCAATAATTAGCACGATTTGCTTACCTTTTTTAATGGCCGTATCAATGAGGAAATTTTCGAGTTGGTTCAGCATCTCAGACTGGTAAAGGGAACTACCTCTCAGTCCAAATAATCGTTTTAAATATACCAGAAACTCACGAGTATTCTCCCAGGTGGGATCCATAATGAGATAAAACTGGAAATCTTTACCGAAATCTATAAAACGGCTGAGCAGCAGACGTGACAGGGTCGTTTTTCCAGTCCCAATGCCACCCATGATGACGGAAAGACCTCGGTTCAATCTCAATGCGATTTCCAGACGATTGAGGATTTCACCATGCGCTTTCGATTCGAAAAAGAATTCCGGATCGGGAGTCATTGAGAATGGTTCTCTCTTTAATCCAATCAACTCATAATAGCGCATAGATTTTCTTATCCAATCATCGCATCAAAATTTCATTACATCGAGTAAAGATAGCTTATAATTTGACTTCACACTTATTATCGGCAAATACTAATTAACTTAATCATAAAAATGTCTCATTACCAGTATGATACTGGGTGTTACAAGACTTCCCTCATGTGGCTTATGAGGAAAATCGGATAACAAATGAGCCCCGGTTAATCGGGGCTCAGGGAGGATGTATGAGAGTCATACATTGTTGCAGATATGATGTTACAATCTTATGTGGATAAAGTTACACCCTCTTAAGTGATTTTGTTTTTTGTAGGACGGTGGGATAACTAATATCCAATTCCTTGGCCAGCTTCGTTTTCTGATATCCAACCTGTTTGAAAAGATACTCGATTATTTCCTTCTCAAACTGTTCGTTGGCCTTGTTCCAAGTGAGTTCAGTGAGACCACCGACATAGGTATTCAAGGCTACTAACTCGTGGCTTTGCAATTTCACCGGAATCTTAGATGGGATACTTTCAAAGTCAAATCCGTGTTGGCTTAAACGACGCTTGATTGCATAGTAAGTGCTGGTTTTTAAATCGAGCTTTGCTGGAAGTTCTGAGATGATAATGTCGGATTCCAGGTGTTTTTGTATGAGATGGAACTGAAATACGTCGTTGATTTGTTTCCAGGATTGTCCCAAGGCAAAAGAAAATGGCTCTGCAGGGGGACCTATGGTGTCTGGAATGCTATAGCCAACCTTCGGTCGATCATTAAAGCGTTGAACGACCTCCAGTCTGTCACCTTTTAAACTAAAGCCATGTTCTGCCATCTTTAGAGCAACCCGGGATCCTATCTCATAGTATTTGGTTGCAACGTCAGGGTGTTGAAGTTTGTCTCTTTGCATATCACCCATAAACAAACATTCATCAGGTATTTGAGAGAGGATATCATATTTCTGACTATGATCAATAGCCTGCCCAAGATAGTGGACAGCGGCCTCATAATCACCTTCACTATAATAAGTCAGGGTATGATTTTCCAAAATGGTTGCATATAAATAGCGACTTTGGACCCCTTCCATGAGATCCTGAAAAATCTTGCGAGCTTCCTGTATCTCACCCATCTGGAAGATCAAGTAGCCAAATGAGTTTTTTATTTGCTCAACCATGAAGGGATATTCGAACTTCAGGGCAAATTCATTTCCCTCAGCAAGCAATTTTTTGGCCTTGGAATACGCTTTTTCTACACGATAATATTTCGCCAATCTTCTGATTGAAACCAAATGCATGATTTGCATTTCGTGGTCATGGAAAAATTGAATCCAATTCTTAACTTCCTCTAATTTTTCACCTGCACCCGCCTGGAGCAAGTGTGCTGACAATTGATAATCTATCACTGAATTCAACGTAATGGATTCTGCCAGACGTTTTGCCGATCGGTAAAGGCTTAAACCAGAATGATATTCTCCAAATTTTTCAAAGAACACACCCCGTTCATAATTGATATATGCCAGGACTTCATCTCTAACAGGATATCCACGCTCTGCGTTGCTGGTCTCAGCCAAGAGCTGAGCTTCATCCAGGGTCAATTTTGAACCGATGAGGTTGCCCTCAAGACTCAGGGTTTTTCCACGACCTGCAGCGAATAGTGCCTTTTGATGAAGATCTGAAATCTGTGAATAGTCACCAGAGAGGAAAACATTGCGGGCATCCTCAATACTGACCAACCCAAGACGGCTGATAAACTCAAGCCACTCGTTGGTTTTTGGTCTTTTAATAACAGATTTTTGCATTATGTGTCCTAAATAATGGAATTAATAGGTTAAATCCAACAATTATTTACCCTATTTCACCACCCTCACCACCGATAGAAAATTCAACCGTACAAATCAGAACTGCAATACCACTTGTGCCAGTTGAAATATCTGTGGTGTTGATTATTCCACTGCCTGAAAATAAGACCTCAATCCCATTCTCGTCAACATAAATCATGTTTAGAGCTTCAACGATGGTGACCTTGGTCAAGGATTCAAACTTGATGGCCACTTTAGAGGTGAGACTCACTTCGAGTGGATTCTCATTCGCATTGCCTACCCAGCTTTTTATGGGAAGAATTTCGCCACCCTCAGCAGTATAAACCGTGGGGTCACCATCTAGTCCATAAACAATTCCATTTGGAATTTCTTCAGCAAGGACTAAAACTCCGCTACCATCCTTAGCCAGGTTATTCCCATTTTGTAAGAATGGAGCCGGTCCGTTCTGTACAACTTGCCCCTTGTATAAGGTCTGTTCGTTTGACAGGTCCTGTGGATTTTCGCAACCGATGATTAAAAATAATACCAGTAAAACCACTGTTGTAATTCTCATCTTTAACTCTCCTTTTTAAGTGTTTCCTCCGGTTCCAATATAGCAATTTTATTATAATGTATAATATATTTTATAATATATAAATATTTTTATTGTCTATATGAATGGGAGTGAATACATTTCAGCTACTTATGAAGTCAACCTATTCATGTCAAATAAAGTCAAAACGTTCATAATCCAGCGTCCCCCCCATCATGCGTGTCATTAATCAAGATAAGCAACCGCTACCCTCCCGCTCTCCCTACAGATTGGGACAGGAAATGCCAGCCATAAAAAATAAGATAATCTCCGGATTGGTTACCAGTATAGTTGATGGCAATACTTTTGTAATGAACGTTCAGTTTGAAGATGAACATCGACTTACAGATAAATATGCAGCAAAAGTAAAAATTCATGGCATGGACAAGCCCTCAACCTCTACGCTTTCAGGCATTCTAGCCAAGTTAGAACTTGAAAAAAAAATTGCTGGTCGCAAGGTCGCATGCGAAATTTTGGCCAGGGATGACTCAGGTCAAATTATAGCCAGATTGCCAGAACGATATCTCATACCCCCCTTTCTATTTGCCTCGGGTGTTGAGGGCTAATCACGAAATACTTCATATAAGTTAGCTATTTTCGTTTTTATCAATTGGGGTTAACTTGATTCCTATGGAATCAGAACTCCAAGGCATCGATCATCTCAGCACATATCTAAAATCTATTAAATTAAAAGGCAGGGATTCTGAATATTGGGAATTTCTTCTCATGTTAGGATTTGGTAATTCTACCAAGACAGAGCAATTATACAAAACTCTTAGAAACGATATCCAACTAAATGATTGGCGATTGCCACTCCTAGAAATTGGTGAAGCACGAATTATGTCAATTTCTGGACAAGATTTTGAAAGTCATAAAAGATTAGTTGAAGCATCTAAATTAATTTTCTCTCATCAGAATTTTCTAAATGAGAGTATTCAATCTGAAATAACTGCCCTTTATTATTATGTTTTGACTAGTCATCATGAAAAAATCGGACATTACCTATCAGCATTACCATATTTATTGATGGGAAAAAATCTGACTTCAATCGATACTTTTGAATTGGCTTTTGACTATAGAATTGCAGTCAATCAAGCAAAATGGGTGAATTTTCCGGTATCAAATGTAATATCTAATGTTAAATCGCTTGAGAAAAACGGATTGTGGACACTAGCTTGTATTGGCTATAGGGCTGCAGCCATACTATCCAGAATTCGGAACGATTTTAAATCAACTTACAAATATTATAATTCTGCGATCAGAATTGCTAACAAAATGAATTTAACGGTAAATCTTAAGCAATTAAAGAATGCCCTTGGCTTTGCTCTTTATAAAGAAAATAAACTTGATGAAGCTGAACAAGTATATAAAGCAATAATAATTGAGGGTGATTATGACCCAATTCTACCAATGCTGAACGAAAATTTAGCTCTATTGGCTAAAGCGAGATCTGACATTGATAAGTCAATTGATTATATGAAAAATGCATTGAAGGTAAGTACAAAGCTCGACGCTATTCCCAATGTCCCAGGTGAATTTCACTATCTCGGTCAGACTTATGAGAATCACTTCAAAGACCACGAACAGGCCGAATATTACTATCGACAGGGTTATGAGCACGCAATACGCTATGCAAGTCACGGAATTAGTCTCACTGGGGATCGTAAAGATGTGGTGGATGCATATGTGAGATTCATTGGCCAAAAAAGACCTTCTAAACCCCTGTCAGGTAAACAGGATTCTGTGGATCGTTTCGCTTTTTCTCAGGGAAAACCATGGAAAGACATCAAGGATATTTTTCAGCACCAATTGATTTGCTATCATCATAAAATTCAGCCAAATAGCAAAGTCATGGCAGCAAAATTGAATATGCCTGCTTCCACCTTATACTCGCTCCAGGACCGTCTTAAAAAACGGGGTTATCAGCTTCCAGAAAAAACCAATTCAAGCACCACAGAGAATCATAGTCTCTTCAACTTTATTGAGGAGCATGAGGAACTGTCCTGGGATGCCATCAACAGCATTTTTGAGCGGGAAATCATCCACTACCTCTATGAAAAATATGGGTATAATAAACAGCGGATGGCACAGATTCTTAAACTCAGCTACCCATCAATAATCACTAAAACCCGTGAATTGACCCAGGTGAGTGAACATCTTCTCCCGAACTAAAGCTCAGCACTCTAACATATCAATACTTACTGATCCAGAATTTGGTGATATCCATTTTACTGCAGTGAGGAACGTTCAGTCAATTCACATTTTTGTTCAACCATTTAGGGGTGTAGTAGTAAAATTCCCCACAGGCATCTCCTTGAAAAAAGCCAGTAGTTTTATGAATAGCAAGCGCTCATGGATTCGTCAGGCCCTGGAGCGGGCTCGGATCACAGAGCAAAAGTCCATCGAACACTATTCATTGCACAATTCAACCAGCAAATCTCAGATCAGACACTCCCTAACCTCAAGACTATATGAACTCGCACAAGAACATGACTTCAGCTATAACAAGGTCTCACTGAGAGATCAAAAAAGTCGCTGGGGCTCTTGCTCAGCTCATGACAATATCAGTCTGAATCAAAAATTGTATTTCCTGCCGGATTACTTGCGGGATTACGTCTTAGTTCACGAACTGGCACATACACGGGAAAAAAATCACAGCCCTGCATTCTGGGAAATTTTATTCGACATTTACGAAAAGTTGGAGATCATGAAAATGCGTCGAGAGCTTAAAGCATTTGACTTTTTGTTCTACCCGCCCCTTACTGATCAGAGTAAATCAATGTAGTCGACTCAATTGAATTATTTAAGAATGCCCCTCAAGACAGATTCAATTTTCACCCCTAAGAAATATGCCTCTATTTGTAATTCTTGAGATAGATCATCTAGCTCATTCAAGAAATCTTGTTTGAACCGCGCTGTATCCGAGGCACTTACTCGATAGCGGACTGTAACAGTCTGTTTCTTGATGAGATTCCCCGTCCGAATACTGGATGGTTCCCGCACTTCAAGGGTGAGAGACACTACTTGCTGTCCTAGAAAATTCTTTTTGCGCTCATACCCCGTCATCCAAACTGCAACATCCTCTTTGATTTCAGAAACCGTGGCCCACTCAGATTTCATCAGGTAAACAGTAGCTCCAGCCTGAGCGGGAGCGAGATCAGCGGTTTCAACAAGGGGCACCTTGAGATCGATGACAACTTTATCATCTGCCAAAGTCACGACTGGTAAAATAGCGCAAATAAAAAGGATGAGTGTCTTGTTGAATGATTTCATATATAATCCTCATTGATTTTTACAACAGCACAAGATACGTTCGCTGCACATTTTTCAATACAGAAATGTATTCTGATAAAGAGGAGATGTGGTGCATGGAGGATATCCGTTGGGGCAGTATTGGTTGTGGTGATGTCATGGAAGTTAAGAGTGGTCCAGCTTTTCAAAATGTTGCCCATTCCGATCTAGTTGGAGTCATGCGTCGAGATGGACAACTGGCTGAAGATTTTGCCAAACGCCATGGTGTTCGGAAATGGTATGATGGTGCGCAGAAACTGGTAAACGATCCCGATATTAATGCCATCTATATCGCCACTCCTCCTGACTCACATTTGCACTACACACAACTGGCCGCCCAGACTGGGAAACCAGTTTATGTAGAAAAACCCATGGCCAATAGTTATGCAGAATGTCAGGAGATGATAAAAATCTGCAAAAAGCATGAGGTCCCCCTCTTTGTGGCTTATTATCGTCGAGCACTCCCCCGCTTTATAAAAGTAAAAGAAATAATTGAATCAGGACAACTGGGAGAGATTCAAGAAGTTCAAATCAGGCTACTTCATTCTGCTAAGGCTATGGATATTTCTGGAGAATCTAACTGGCGAGTTGACCCTGAAGTTGCTGGATGTGGTTATTTTTGTGACCTGGGGTCCCACATCTTTGACCTCTTACAATATTTGCTGGGGAATATCAGCAGCGCATCAGGAATAATTGCCAATAATGGGAAGCATTACCAAGCTGAGGATTTTGTCGAAGCTGAATTCCAATTTGAGAATGGATTAATAGGGAGTGGTATCTGGAATTTTAATTATGGTGAAGATATTGATCTAACCAAAATTATTGGTACGACAGGAGAGGTTGAATATACACATTTCGCAGAAGACGTAGTTTCTGTCCGCTCACAAAGTG
It contains:
- the pilM gene encoding pilus assembly protein PilM → MPADEKDSAATNRLLDLLRSQQTGKSTTEGNASGTVDANTPPEKQEGSKEKKSTSPAVSTSIVPDTIVDEVPPKEEKSASDSSDEIRAKLGKLTAKKADVPPTEEPIKDEVVDTEAVPQGIAADLMDTPQDVESEPSTDPDKVASHDSDIDLEEKSQLIDPTYFQIHKDVPKPNKVIDLFYEFSNWAFGVRKKITFQCTPESIRVLKTVSAGNRNVVESMDVYPLPFEIDDEKITHRDELLTYILDTFDAKLWKKDTMFRMYSSFIETHTKIFKAPPVKGKEIAELITWTAKKNLPFSSDNINIDHMVLDSEKGELKKNIIIGVGNNESITFMSDLFKKKKFDLQNVTTIPFIDWETFKHCYPDRLRGCIAIVHMNQNETTITMVKSGRMEFTREMAVGVKDYHKALIQRVMVGNDAVNITETMATEYLMRYGIPIDTDQDIPETGISLYKISIFLRPIVERMTSEINRSLDYFRKQVADVECQEIYLTGPGAAIPNLVEVFAIQLERTTEHLNPLRQGDFEFSDQFELDHQLIPIFATNFGLALKTSEGINLLPIARKQHFQFKVFNKLSIFLTTILIPIYLLLGYFAYMEENVLEESVANMNRQWQKLSEQSQEYFIMLDDLEFLGNYWGFLENDGINSENQIKLLKLISSEIPDNIKVTSLVFRPASSKEAGSVIKQAAHVDRIALSGIVNAHAGIADIQLTNFIMRLESLNMFTSIDREGSPSSDDSRLLFTLKIGIGVK
- a CDS encoding tetratricopeptide repeat protein, coding for MQKSVIKRPKTNEWLEFISRLGLVSIEDARNVFLSGDYSQISDLHQKALFAAGRGKTLSLEGNLIGSKLTLDEAQLLAETSNAERGYPVRDEVLAYINYERGVFFEKFGEYHSGLSLYRSAKRLAESITLNSVIDYQLSAHLLQAGAGEKLEEVKNWIQFFHDHEMQIMHLVSIRRLAKYYRVEKAYSKAKKLLAEGNEFALKFEYPFMVEQIKNSFGYLIFQMGEIQEARKIFQDLMEGVQSRYLYATILENHTLTYYSEGDYEAAVHYLGQAIDHSQKYDILSQIPDECLFMGDMQRDKLQHPDVATKYYEIGSRVALKMAEHGFSLKGDRLEVVQRFNDRPKVGYSIPDTIGPPAEPFSFALGQSWKQINDVFQFHLIQKHLESDIIISELPAKLDLKTSTYYAIKRRLSQHGFDFESIPSKIPVKLQSHELVALNTYVGGLTELTWNKANEQFEKEIIEYLFKQVGYQKTKLAKELDISYPTVLQKTKSLKRV
- a CDS encoding Gfo/Idh/MocA family oxidoreductase gives rise to the protein MEDIRWGSIGCGDVMEVKSGPAFQNVAHSDLVGVMRRDGQLAEDFAKRHGVRKWYDGAQKLVNDPDINAIYIATPPDSHLHYTQLAAQTGKPVYVEKPMANSYAECQEMIKICKKHEVPLFVAYYRRALPRFIKVKEIIESGQLGEIQEVQIRLLHSAKAMDISGESNWRVDPEVAGCGYFCDLGSHIFDLLQYLLGNISSASGIIANNGKHYQAEDFVEAEFQFENGLIGSGIWNFNYGEDIDLTKIIGTTGEVEYTHFAEDVVSVRSQSGVEHFNIPNPLHIQQPLIQLVVDELRGVGRCPSTGASASRTNWVMDNVLGRNPTSP
- a CDS encoding M48 family metallopeptidase, which encodes MNSKRSWIRQALERARITEQKSIEHYSLHNSTSKSQIRHSLTSRLYELAQEHDFSYNKVSLRDQKSRWGSCSAHDNISLNQKLYFLPDYLRDYVLVHELAHTREKNHSPAFWEILFDIYEKLEIMKMRRELKAFDFLFYPPLTDQSKSM
- a CDS encoding AAA family ATPase, which codes for MRYYELIGLKREPFSMTPDPEFFFESKAHGEILNRLEIALRLNRGLSVIMGGIGTGKTTLSRLLLSRFIDFGKDFQFYLIMDPTWENTREFLVYLKRLFGLRGSSLYQSEMLNQLENFLIDTAIKKGKQIVLIIDEGQKMGTEQIEVIRTLLNFETNSRKLIQVVIFAQPEFKEVVSAHENFKDRIAFGATIPALDREDTIAFVDFRINEAGYEGDEPLFSQEAKEMIYQHTGGYPRKIVNMCHHLIVDMLVYNNKSVDGAAVLNRINSDDNNYAG
- the pilO gene encoding type 4a pilus biogenesis protein PilO — translated: MNRNIFFGTIFFLLLATGGWFYYTVAVAGASISDLEVELAVINNRFDELAGVTESYDEFKLRFSEKIEHFDTLKTVVPDNQDYGSVLEQIRQISERHKLQILSFEPSLNDTYPALFTEMKIPKNHVKCYPLQIKFYGDFLTIGAFLDDLLEMHHLVNIANIKLETEMEYGGMLTCELNLYTYIFIEGA